attaatgTTTCTTTGCTAATCTAATTAAGATTCAACATTGTCTAATACTTtaattgtacctaggtttaatgtTAAGTAAGTGTCAACACTTAAAGTAACTCCAGTGAAGAAACTTTTAAGGAAAGAATGCAAATGCAATTGGAGATaaacttttagataaactctGTTAGGAATGATTATACTTTAGAAATGTCTGTCTAAAATAATCTCTCCAGATGTGAATAACCTGAATTTCTAGGGTTGTTCTAAactaagagatgcaagttcgttGAATatctaggtcatttccaaataaaataagattctgaAACACAGATTACTGAAAACACATTTCCTCTTACCTGCAAACTAAAGAGATTTTGGACTATTAATGAATACGTTTGGTGCCACCCTGAGATATTCTCTATAAGAGAGTAAATATTCTTAGACATTATCACTGTTATTTATGTTCACTAGTCTACAAAATGCCAATATAATGGACAGCTCATGGTTGCTTAAGGAAAGTAAGACATGTGTTTTTACTAAGAAGGGTATGAGAAATGTGGGCCAATCACCTTGCTTTGTCCCCCCTGGTTAGTTTGTCTCAGGATCCTCCCCTTGAGTACACAGGCACACCCTGGATCTTGAAGtaaaggcttctcagaggagcaAAATTCATTATGGCCTGGACTGATCCTCTGACTTTTAACTCCAAGGCGCCTACTTGTGTATCTTCTCCTTTATCAGAcagggttttttcctttctttgtccttgccatgatTGTTCCCTTGAATTAAGAGACAAACTGCCTGTTTACcctgtttttgttggctgtaaatTCCTCAACAGAGCCCACCTATCTCTTGTCTCAGGGCATGCAAGAGGAGGGTAGCTGATTGGAGATGTCCAACCTGCAGCCCTTCCAAATCCTACctcaaaattacattttattaaagaaaacacaaagtacTTCTGACCTACAGATGGCTGTTTCTAAATgaacaaagtgattttttttttttttaaagagagaggttTCATGGAAATTGGACTCCAAGAAAAGAGGTCCCAAAGGCAAcgtctttatatattttgcaacAATCTGTCATTTGACTCCTGTCAATTTTGTTGCTTGACTTTGGGTAGCATGTGATGAGCTATTTCACAGGGATTTACTTCCCCTTGTCCCCCTCCTGTGGTAATTAGTGCTGTTAGGTGGCATAGACTCTTGTGTGTTTTATAGAAAAACAttagaagttgttttttttttttttttgctgtgccacaTGGCAGTCTGGTTCTTAGTCCCCATTCATGGATGGAAtctgtgccccctacagtggaagcacatcgtcctaactactggaccacggGGAGTTTGCCTCAAAGGTTACTTTTGCTTAAAAGATATATTTACTTCCTGTCATGCTTATTGTCACATGTCTCATCTACATTACATCTTGTATgttgttattttacattttgttcCCAAGAGAGTTGTCTCTGACTCTAGTTAACTAGGTTTTCCAATCACATTCCTTTATCTTTATAACATTAtgttaaagatttatttaaaatttgtttgtttttggctgcactgggtctttgttgcttcaggggcttttctctacttgcagcgAGCAAGGGCTACCCTCTAATTGCAGTGCATGATCTTCTCATTCTAGTGGGTTCTCTGGTTGCAATGCGTGGTCTCTGTGTGTTTGCAGAGTAGTTGTGACTCCCCAGATCTAGAGCGCAGAATCATCACTTGTGGcctacaggcttagttgttctcaGGCATGTGGGGgtttcccggatcagggatcaaacctgtgtgccctgcactagcaggcggattctttacctctgagccacaagggaagcccgaaagCTTGTTCCTTTACATGTATCTTGGAACCAATGAGCTGGGTGAGTTTAGGTTACTGTGTAGATAGGGAGTTGATGTATTGAACGATTATTGTGTAAGCAGAGaatgtttcacttattttttgtttttaaaaaatgacagtctTTTTGTATTACACAATAGAACTTACATGAACCACTTATTAATGGTTCTTATCAATAGTCATAAAATGCCTATATGTCTATCTACTGATAGATTTCTAAGAGGTATTtagaaaagtgtttatttttttatttttaaaattattttggggaaTTCCGTGACAGTCCAGTGGATAGGATTCAGTATCTTCATTGCAGCGAGCATGGATttaatccatggtcagggaaccaagatctcaTAAGCCACATGGTCcagtaaaaaaaagaagaagaagaagaatatatatatatatatatatatatatatatatatatatatatatggatatatatatagtttacagaattctttattttctcagtgCAGTATTTGTGGAACAGTTACTAACTGCCATTTGTTTTTCACATTATTCATTAGAATGCTTCTTTTGCATTGTTTACCATTCCAGTGTATTGCCTGATTGATGCTAGTttgctcaggtgctcagtcctgtctgactctttgtgatctcatgaaatGTACCCCACCAAGCTttcctatccatggaatttttttcaggaaagaatagtgcactgggttgtgatttcctgctccaggggatctttcctacccaaggATTGTATCCCCCTGtgccatgtcttctgcattggcaggcagtttctttaccactgagtcacctcttTAGTCCTGTATGTTCTTTaccttttaaatatgtataagtaTGCATAAAATGTGTACAATATACCATTCGTTTCTCCTCAATTATGAGACAGCAGTGTGTTTAATACAAAGTAGGATGAGCTTTGAGGTCATGGTGGGAAAATACGTTTCCTTTGCAaactgacatgagtttgcataaaatgaatgttttctgaTTGTGTTTGAAACTACACTACCCTAAAGTGAATTTAAATTACACATGATCACTCTTTTTTAAAGAGTTCTATTCCTTTAGTGTTCTATAGTTTTAAGATCATCATTACGAAGATTCGTAATTCTGTTCAGGATGGATATGTCTTTTGGTACAATATCATGTGTTTgacaagaaataatttatttatgaattGTAACTAATAGAATACCTGTGGTTCTTTATGTCTTGTAGATATGTCTCATATACATATGACCAAGAAATTACAGGCAAAAGCAAACAGTGGGAAAGGGGAAATTTTTCAAAGAGTGATGTTTGGAAGAGCTGAAAGCCTTAAAATCAAAGATTTTCGCCTCAGGAAGATCCAGGGAAATATACATGACTTTGACTGTCTGTGGACAGAtgatgaaagaaatgacaaaGGAATGTCTACATCCCATAACAAAACCTCACTGATGGAAGAGATCATCATAGTAGAAGTGATGCAGCAAATAGACCTTTTGAAAGGCCCGGATCCACCTTTCAGGATGAATTGCAGATGGTACAATCTGAAGGAATAATTTTTGAATGTAGTCAAGTTGTGACAAACGTCAGCGCCTCAGGTTTATCGTCTCAGAGAACTCGTAATGTTTGCAAAGGCTTTTCTCATAAACATGAGAATGCTGTTATGCACCCTTCAGAACTGCTACTAGACcatgaaacacaaaagaaaagaccTGACAAATGTAATGAGTATGACATAACCTTTCTTCAGGACTCAGAACTCACTAGACCACAAAGAATCCATACAGGAGGAAAACCATATAAATGCGACGTGTGCGACAAGGCTTTTAATCAAACTACAAAACTTGCAATACAttggagaattcatactggagagaaaccacataaatgtgatgtatgtggcaaggcctttaatCAAGCTGCAAAATTTATAATTCATTGGAGGTATCATATGAGAGAGAAActatataaatgtgatgtatgtggcaaGGCTTTCAGGCAAACTTCAGACCTTGcagttcatcagagaattcatactggagagagccttacaaatataaaaattgtgACAAACCATTTAGGCACAGTCATCCATAACTCATCATCAGGCAGTTCAgacaggagagaaaccttataagTATGATGTACATGGCCATCATTTGAAATGACGAACTTAGAAACCATCGGAGAATTCATACTAGAGAGAAACATTAGAAATGTGACAGTTGTGAGAAACATTTTAATGCAAATGTCGTGAGTGTGACAGAGCCTTTAGTCAGTGTTCAGGCCTTATaattcagagaattcatactgcaTAGAAAAGATACAAGTGAAATGAATGTGGCAGTTTCTAGTGCATGTTCAGCATTAGGCAGTTCCTACAGGAGAGAAACCACATAAATGCTATTATGTGGCAAACTCTTCAGTCACAAGGAATGACGTTGCCGATCATCTGAGAATTTATATGGCAGTGAAAACTTAGACATGTAGAGAATGTGGTAAAATATATCAACTTTTTGACCCTCAGAAAATTCAGACTGGAGGAAAACTACACAAATGTGTTAGGTGTGGGAAAGGTTTGATTCTGTGTTCAGGCCTAACTCGccatcacttaatttttttttttcaatattgtgatggtttttgctgtacatcaacatgaataggccataggcatacatatgtcccttccctcctgaacccACCTCTGTCACCACCGTATTCCTCcagattgtcccagagcactcgctcatacatcaaactcccacaggctcttttacatatggtaatatatatgtttcagtgctaatcTCTTAAATCCTGCCATcctatttcttttgttgttttttttttttcactagtttTTCCTTGGCGTTACTTTTTCTATCCACATGTTATGACCCAGATTTAATGTtgaatttacatttctttcctgCCTTACACTAACAAATACGTAAGTCAGTGGGTTATTTTGAGACTTTTGTAACATTAAAATGCACATATACAATGACAGGGAACATAGTAGGTGCCCTGTAAATGTAAAGACAGTTCCTTTAGCACTTGAGTTCAGTCAGATAATATatgtagaaatatttataaatagtgCCAAGTTGAAAGTTTTGGTGAAAATAAATTCTAATGTCTTAAGACTTTATATTTTACAATGTGCTTTGTTGTCCACAACTGACAGATCTTTCAGAAACAGAcaacaaagaaatgagagaaaatattttacaatttttcaaCAAGAAATAAGTTGCCTAATTACTGTGAAGTGATCTTATAATAATTTGACATTCCATTACATTGAAGTACTGACTTAAGTATTATATATTATGATGTAAACAAGTTTTTCTCATATAAGTGTTTGAAGCTTTGTCATCATAAGCATGGAACAGAAACTTTTATAAAGAAGAGTTCATTTctcattaaaagtttttttctctctttaataatgtttaaaatttatttttggctatgcgaAGTCTTCATTGtgctggcttctttctctttttgcagcAGCAATCGGGCTatgaattctccagagaaacttGGCTGGGGTATGGTTGGAGACTAGCATTTTGATGCTTCTTTTGGTCAGTCCAGAGgagtcagtttttttgtttgtttgtttgttttgcttttggctgtgctgagcctttttgctgcacgtgggctttctctagctgtagcaAGGAGAAGTGAGTTTCTAGTTacttgtgtgcaggcttctcattgctgtggcttctcagtCCAGAGGACTcaatgtcttttttttgttgttggctgtgctgagccTCTTTTTGCTGCGCGTGGCCTTTCTCTAGTTATAGCAAGGACAAACGACTTTCTAGTTacttgtgtgcaggcttctctttgctGTGGCTactgttgttgcagagcactggctttagagcacaggctcagtacttgtgttgcacgggcttagttgctgtgaGGCACGTGGTatcctctcagaccagggatcaaacctgggtcctatgcattggcaggtagattatttaccactggaccaccagggaagttctactCATGTCATTTAACTGGACGCTATGTATGTTAAAACACTGCCAAACAAAATGGGGGTCATCAATCAATAACTGGGAGATCTGAAAACCAGGAGAGACTCTGCCAAACTTCTCTGGCCCTGCTGAAGAGGTGGATGGACCCAAGAGACCCTTCCTGAAATACCAAGGCCAGAATGTCCAAAGCACAGTATGCTGCCTGCTTTTCTCAATCCTGCTTTCCCCTCAGAGTGCACTTTCACTGGGCCACTGCAGTGACTAATAAGCTTGATCCTTGAAGGAGTGGAATGTCAAGACATTTTTTCTCCTTAGAAGTGTTAGTATGAAGTAGCCCTTTCTAAGAGTTGTGTGTTTCACATTCTAGCTTTTCATCCCTACGTAAAGCCAGTTCTTGTTTACTTAAACTGCTTAAATTCTAATTGCAGGAATATTCCTGGGTCCAGCCAGCACCCCacatccagccccaccccagcagcACCCCACATCAACCCCACCCAACCCCAACCTGGCCACCAGACCAGGTTTCAGTTCCCAGGCCTCTGAATCACTTCAGCCTCATCAGCAGGTCTCCAAGTACAGTttggttcagtccctcagtcgtatccgactctttgtgaccccacggacagcagcacaccaggcctccctgtccatcaccaactcccagagtttactcagactcattgtgtcggtgatgccatcaaaccatctcatcctctgtcttcggACATGCAGGATTCCAAATGTTATGCCAAAACCTTTCTTTCCATTGTGATTATCCCACAGATTTTTAAGGTTTTATTAAAAGTGTTACAGTTACTTAAACCAATGAGCAATCAATGCTGCAATACGAGACTTTTTGAGGGACCCTCAAGTACTACTTAACCCTGATAAGATACCTCTGGAACCAAACGGAGGGCCCTGCCCTCCCCCGCCCGGCCCCACCCTCCCCCGATCAGCCTCTCACACTTCCAGAGGCAGGCTTGTGTCCTAGGTTCCGCCCTTCGTTGTCTCTTTCCTCTGGAACCTAACACTTGGGAGTCTCTGGTGTCTCCACTCAAAGGAGGTGAGTTTACAGAAATTCCTGAAGCCGAGAGTTGGTAGGTGCGGACTCCCCGGGGAATAGTGAGGTACTGTTTTTTGCGTTTCAATCTTGTTAAGCTCCGCCTGTAGGGTCCCCTCTACTCTATATCTGTGGTCTCGGGTCACTTCAGAACTTCCTAATCCCCCAGCCTTTCCTCCCCAAGTAAATTCAGTTGTTACCTTGAGAGGCCCATGGTCTAATTTCCTTTCAGTGTAAAATCCTGAGGTAACATATATCATGCAGGAAATATATAGTAATTTATAGGGGGAAAGTCATAATTGAGACATGGCACTtgattattttgtaaatataccAAAACACTTGTTCAGGAGCTAGCTTAGAATTTCATCTTTGCAACTGGTGGGGGAGCTGGAGTTCTTTCtcgagtgttcagttcagttcagttcagtagctcagtgtctgaatctttgtgaccccatgaatcgcaccacgccaggcctccctgtccatcaccaactcctggagttcactcagactcacattgagtcagtgatgccatccagccctcatcctctgttgtccccttctcctcctgcccccaatccctctcagcatcagagtcttttcaatgagtcaactctgcatgaggtggccaaagtactggagtttcagcttcagcaacattccctccaaagaaatcccagggatgatcttcttcagaatgcactggttggatctccttgcagttcaagggactctcaagaggcttctccaacatcacagttcaaaagcatcaattcttcagtgctcagctttcttcacagtccaactctcacatcaatacatgaccactggaaaaaccatagccttgactagacggacctttgttggcaaagtaatgtctctgcttttgtatatactgtctaggttggtcatcacttttcttccaaggagtaactgtctttcaatttcatggctgcaatcaccatctgcagtgattttggagccccccaaaataaagactgacactgtttccactgtttccccatctatttcccatgaagtgatgggaccagatgccatgaccttagttttctgaatgttgagctttaggccaactttttcactctcctctttcactttcagaaagagGCTAGGGAGGCGTATTACTGTCCTTTTCTGGTTTATGTGACCAGGGTAATAAATTGACTACAGACACTCTTCACTTTAGGAGATTATTTTCAGTGATGCTGGTTACTGGTATGAGCTCTAGaatcaaagacaaatataaaatggTCTCTATGCTCAGACatttctgactctatgagaccccatggagtgtagcccgccaggctcctgtgtccatgggatttcccaggcaaaaatactggagtggtttgccgtttcctaATCCCGGAGATCTTCTGACTCAGAGAtaaaacccccatctcttgcatctccattGTCAGGAGgattgttaccactgagccatctgggacgCCTCTTTGGTCTGATACTAGTGTTTTATTTGAATTAAAGAAGTGAGTTTTGGTTGGTAGTTTTCCAGTCAGTGAGACCGAGTGTGGATAATGCTGAATTATGGACTGTTGGCAAGTGCAGAGTAAATTGGTGTATAATACTGGGAAAATATCTTACAAGATCGGAGAATCTGAAGACATTTGAGGGATAGTTTTAGATTTTGTGCATCAAGGTTGACTGTCAGTGCTACACTAAACCTAAGATGATTATGTGGGGCAGGTGGATAAGGAGCAGTTAGCGTCAAGTAATGAGGCCTGGTTATTTGTGGGAATGTTGTTGGTGGAATACTGTCAGGGATAAAAAAGTTGGTTGAAAATGCTTCTAGCTAACAGACCTTTGATAGAGTTGAGTAGGAGTGGGTTGTCTTCATGAATTAAAATTAATCGGAGAAGGGAGGTTGTCCTAGAATTGTAAAGCCAGTGACAAGAGTGCTGTACACAGCTGTGTGGGATGTAGAGTCAGGGTTATTAATAGGCTCAGGTCTTGATGTGCAACATGTGGGCTGATTGGGTAATAAGGTCTTAAGAATGGAAGCCTGTGAGGATTGGTAATCCTGTTAATGGGAGACTTCATAATGTCTGTAGTGGGGAAACACATTGCTTTCAGCAGTTTATCTACTCAGAGTGGGGGATACTGATTTTACTGTGGTTAGAGTGGCCAGAAGCTTTGGAATCTAAGGGGCTATGAGGGAGGCCCGCTTCCTTAAAGAGCTGGGGTATCTCCCAACTAGGTCAGTCAGGGACAACAGGTGGCAGTGAAATTGGGGCCTTTCAATGTGATTTCTTCACTGAGCTCAATCAAGCCGAATCTCAAGGACCTTTAAAACTTTGTGATATCCCCAGTTCCTGGCATGTTTTCCCAGGAGGGCCAGTTTCTTGGTCTCCATACTGAGTGCCCAGTGCCCTTGCATTTGCGgcttgtgtgtttctgtgtgttgcCCGGGCCCAGTGGTCTCTACTGTTTATCCCTGTTGCTCAACAGAGCACAGAAAAGTGGTGAAAAAATGTGGGAAAGTGGAGAGGAAGCTATCGAGGGTCTAGGAGAGTTGTGAGAGGAGGCAGGTTTCGGCCTCTGGATGAGCCCTATGAATGGTGTATGCGTGTGTTGCAAGCATAGTGGTGTAACCCAGTTCAGGCTCGCTCTGCTGCCTGCGAGAGAGGCCAGTGCTTCGGGGAGACGACTTCTTGAGGCAAACAATGGGACTTCATTTTGAAAACCCGCCGACCAAGAAGATGGCTAACTAATATCTCAAAATAGCCATCTTGTTGGTGTCTGGATGCCAGATTCTTTTATGAAACCAGAGAAAGAAGCAGTGAGGAAATAAAGTCAGAAGGGAGGATCGAGAGGGAGAGGCCGTGGGGAAGTAAGGTAAAAAGGGCCATCAGTAAAGGGCCATCAGTCTTGCAGTACATCTCAGGGACAGCCAGCCTCCTGTGTTCATCTCTTCTTTCCTGCAGCCATTCACAGGTTGGGAGGTCAGAGCATCCCCCTGTGAGCtcaacaaaggcactttagtttaacagtcaggcTAAGAGGTAGGGTCCTCTGAGGCCAGCCATTATGGATGATTACAATAACCACAGCAGTGACAAGCAAGGCAAAGAAACCATTCCAACTTGGAATCAGAATTGGCTCTTCCCTGCAACAGTTGTGGGATCACGTTGTGTGGAACTGTTGACAAGAGTGATCTCAGTTTTCACTGGAGGACCTGGATGTGGGCTCATGGCTAATTGTGGGTTGCCTGGAAGGGTGGGCATGCCGCAGTGTCTTAGCTCAGTTTCCGTGGGACACAGATGCTGTGACTGAGGTTTGTGTGTGTTGGTTGATTGGGAAGGTCATGATCACAcctgtggaggaaggaaggacgTGGAATTTGGAAGACGACTGTCACCCTGCAATGTGTTAGAATCAAGGCCTGAGCTGAGCCCATAGGGAGGGATG
Above is a genomic segment from Ovis canadensis isolate MfBH-ARS-UI-01 breed Bighorn chromosome 14, ARS-UI_OviCan_v2, whole genome shotgun sequence containing:
- the LOC138419204 gene encoding zinc finger protein 665-like; translation: MALSLAQLSFKDVFLDFTPEEWECLDPAQRTLYQDVMVETLRNLLSVDMSHIHMTKKLQAKANSGKGEIFQRVMFGRAESLKIKDFRLRKIQGNIHDFDCLWTDDERNDKGMSTSHNKTSLMEEIIIVEVMQQIDLLKGPDPPFRMNCRWYNLKE